In one Neobacillus sp. WH10 genomic region, the following are encoded:
- a CDS encoding FAD-dependent oxidoreductase, with amino-acid sequence MFDVVVIGAGPTGASAALFTAKAGKKTLVIDNDKSVTKRAWIENHYGVLEISGPDLIENGKKQASKFGAEMVQASVTNVSKTDNGFKVETDQSEYEAKHVIMATGMMADLAEKIGLTTKPGTEPRIKTILDVDTAGKTNIEGIWAAGTIAGVSMHTIITAGDGAKVAINVISEINGERYVDHDILKA; translated from the coding sequence ATGTTTGATGTTGTAGTTATTGGAGCTGGACCAACTGGTGCAAGTGCTGCCTTATTTACAGCGAAAGCGGGAAAGAAAACATTGGTAATTGATAATGACAAGAGTGTTACAAAAAGAGCTTGGATTGAAAATCATTATGGTGTATTAGAAATAAGCGGTCCAGACCTTATTGAAAATGGCAAAAAACAAGCTAGTAAATTTGGCGCTGAAATGGTCCAAGCTTCTGTTACAAATGTTAGCAAAACAGACAATGGATTTAAGGTTGAAACCGATCAATCTGAATATGAGGCAAAGCACGTCATTATGGCAACTGGCATGATGGCAGATCTTGCTGAAAAAATCGGCCTGACAACTAAGCCTGGCACAGAACCGAGAATTAAAACCATACTTGATGTCGATACGGCAGGAAAAACGAATATTGAAGGAATTTGGGCAGCTGGAACCATCGCTGGGGTGAGCATGCATACAATCATTACGGCTGGGGACGGCGCAAAAGTTGCCATCAATGTTATTAGTGAAATAAACGGCGAACGCTACGTTGACCACGATATTTTAAAAGCCTAA
- a CDS encoding cytosolic protein, with product MKSFVVGFHQEDNVDSMQIQKLNQEEFEKATEGGTRHLFELDTNIGFFVFFDAVDADGDLSYMVLQYEEDNEEPVACYSFQLKDFYEFMALFLNDLEFNEETNEEDEEYGPIHHLAHLLFHIVEAGEELEV from the coding sequence ATGAAATCATTTGTCGTAGGTTTTCATCAAGAAGATAATGTAGATAGTATGCAGATTCAAAAACTTAATCAGGAGGAGTTTGAAAAGGCAACGGAAGGCGGAACGAGACATCTATTTGAGCTTGACACCAATATTGGCTTTTTTGTCTTTTTCGATGCAGTGGATGCGGATGGGGATCTCTCCTATATGGTCTTGCAATATGAAGAAGACAATGAAGAACCGGTTGCCTGTTATTCCTTCCAACTGAAGGATTTTTACGAATTTATGGCTCTATTCCTAAATGATCTGGAATTTAATGAGGAAACAAACGAAGAGGACGAAGAATATGGCCCGATTCATCATCTAGCCCACTTGCTGTTCCATATAGTTGAAGCAGGTGAGGAACTTGAGGTATAG
- a CDS encoding cation diffusion facilitator family transporter, translating to MEMRETLAKKVAWISVISNIVLTLGKIIIGWYGRSDAVFADGIHSAADVFASVIVLLVIKISNKPADKEHPYGHGKAEVIVSEIIGILLLLVAIYVAYEGISGFFHDVEPPSFLAMWVALISYITKIILYRSSLRVAKENQSKAIEAIAYDHKADIVASIAAAIGVLISIVGERFDIDLLLYGDKAASIFVAYLIFKIAKEMLTEAFDILLERNINTDILQEYIAVVNEFQDVKRIDRIRAREHGHYVLVDLRVSIDHFKTIKEGHDLAKSIKQKLMDKYDNIHEVLIHLNPYFSDETNNKF from the coding sequence ATGGAAATGAGAGAAACGCTGGCTAAAAAAGTGGCCTGGATTAGTGTAATCAGTAACATAGTCCTTACATTAGGGAAAATTATCATTGGTTGGTATGGGCGGAGTGATGCAGTATTCGCTGACGGGATCCATTCTGCTGCCGATGTTTTCGCCTCTGTCATTGTTTTGTTGGTAATAAAAATTTCTAACAAGCCGGCTGATAAAGAACATCCATATGGACATGGAAAGGCAGAGGTAATCGTTTCTGAAATTATTGGCATTCTACTTTTACTTGTTGCCATTTATGTTGCGTATGAAGGGATTAGTGGTTTCTTTCATGATGTGGAACCGCCCAGTTTCTTAGCAATGTGGGTCGCACTCATTTCGTATATCACCAAGATTATTTTATACCGAAGCTCTTTACGGGTGGCTAAAGAGAATCAAAGTAAGGCGATTGAAGCAATTGCTTACGATCATAAAGCAGATATTGTCGCATCCATCGCCGCTGCTATTGGGGTACTGATTTCAATTGTTGGGGAACGGTTTGATATCGATCTCTTGCTATACGGGGATAAGGCTGCGAGTATTTTTGTCGCCTATTTAATTTTTAAAATTGCAAAGGAAATGCTTACAGAGGCATTTGACATCTTACTTGAGCGGAATATTAATACAGACATACTGCAGGAATACATTGCCGTTGTCAACGAATTTCAAGATGTAAAACGGATTGACCGGATAAGGGCAAGAGAGCATGGTCATTATGTATTGGTTGACTTACGCGTTTCCATCGACCATTTTAAAACGATTAAAGAGGGACATGATCTGGCAAAATCCATCAAACAAAAACTAATGGATAAATATGATAATATCCATGAAGTATTAATTCATTTAAATCCTTATTTCTCAGATGAGACAAATAATAAATTTTAG
- a CDS encoding yteA family sporulation protein — MLSTQQLAELRLQLLQEKGEVEERLEQNDHFGLERGHSHESMGELSSYDNHPADDATELYEREKDIALNEHYELQLSNINRALEAMENGTYGKCEVCGKEIPFERLEALPNTTYCIEHSPDQITSHNRPVEEGVLMPPFGKFDMDEKDENVAFDSEDSWQTVAAWGTSETPSDLAFSQDDYQDMYTEADENIGYVEDFENFVGNDMYGMNIKVYPNPQHEQYEDALDDEGIMTSFGDLPAFEHDAYVDHDDK; from the coding sequence ATGTTATCGACACAGCAGTTAGCTGAGTTACGGTTACAATTGTTGCAGGAAAAAGGTGAAGTGGAGGAACGTTTAGAACAAAATGACCATTTTGGGTTAGAACGAGGACATTCTCATGAATCGATGGGTGAATTATCGAGCTATGATAACCATCCAGCTGATGACGCAACTGAATTATATGAACGTGAAAAGGATATAGCTTTAAATGAACATTATGAATTGCAGCTTAGTAACATAAACAGGGCATTAGAAGCGATGGAAAACGGAACATACGGAAAGTGTGAGGTGTGTGGCAAGGAAATTCCGTTTGAGCGTTTAGAGGCTCTGCCAAACACTACCTATTGCATTGAACATAGCCCGGATCAAATTACATCACACAATCGTCCAGTTGAAGAGGGGGTATTGATGCCGCCTTTTGGGAAATTTGATATGGACGAAAAGGATGAGAATGTTGCTTTTGATTCCGAAGATTCCTGGCAGACCGTGGCCGCATGGGGAACATCTGAAACACCATCGGATTTAGCCTTTTCACAGGATGATTATCAAGATATGTATACTGAAGCAGATGAAAATATCGGTTACGTTGAGGACTTTGAAAATTTTGTTGGCAATGATATGTATGGAATGAATATCAAGGTTTATCCAAATCCACAGCATGAACAGTATGAGGATGCTCTAGATGATGAAGGAATTATGACAAGCTTTGGGGATTTGCCCGCCTTTGAACATGACGCTTACGTTGATCATGATGATAAATGA
- a CDS encoding DUF2238 domain-containing protein, which translates to MKRKSVVTIHVSLLLVVIAVFIWSIIKPSSYLSWALEVTPALIVLIFALSTYKKFRLTTLSYVIIAIMAILMFVGGHYTYSKVPLFNWIKDTFDLKRNHYDRFGHFLKGMFSIVIRELLLRKTLLTKGTWLFWIVTSISLAISAMYEIIEWISFIIGKGGKTAKNFLGNQGDIWDAQWDMLLTLTGTIIALLLLSKLHNRLLRTELGKVNSDC; encoded by the coding sequence ATGAAAAGAAAGAGTGTCGTAACGATTCATGTTTCTTTATTACTGGTTGTTATCGCCGTTTTTATTTGGTCAATTATCAAGCCTTCCAGCTATTTGTCATGGGCATTAGAAGTCACTCCTGCCCTTATCGTTTTAATTTTCGCACTATCAACATACAAAAAGTTTCGTCTCACTACCCTCTCTTACGTAATAATTGCTATTATGGCTATTTTAATGTTTGTCGGCGGCCATTACACCTATTCAAAGGTCCCTCTATTTAATTGGATAAAAGATACTTTTGATTTAAAAAGGAATCACTATGATCGATTTGGACATTTTTTAAAAGGGATGTTTAGCATTGTAATAAGAGAATTATTATTAAGGAAAACTCTTTTAACAAAAGGGACCTGGTTATTTTGGATTGTTACAAGTATTTCTCTTGCTATCTCTGCTATGTATGAAATTATTGAATGGATAAGTTTTATTATAGGCAAGGGAGGAAAAACTGCTAAAAACTTTCTTGGGAACCAAGGCGATATATGGGATGCACAATGGGATATGTTATTAACCTTAACTGGTACAATCATTGCATTACTTCTCCTTTCTAAACTGCATAATAGATTGTTGCGAACAGAATTAGGAAAAGTTAATTCCGACTGCTAA
- a CDS encoding YozQ family protein: protein MDNKKANPKKEIAGSFYHPSYYQEKDTLSSGLATTHEQVSDTFTEGEIGAVIDDANGKDIPIPQKGYE, encoded by the coding sequence ATGGACAATAAGAAAGCAAATCCAAAAAAAGAAATTGCCGGAAGTTTTTATCATCCAAGCTATTATCAAGAAAAGGACACCCTATCCTCTGGACTTGCGACCACACATGAGCAGGTTAGCGACACGTTTACAGAAGGGGAAATAGGCGCAGTCATTGATGATGCAAACGGAAAAGATATTCCGATTCCACAAAAAGGCTACGAATAA
- a CDS encoding tetratricopeptide repeat protein — MEEKEEQIKCIVRELNGKIIFYLKDEIDETYQKLKNIEHLIPFSKHLYICELYKYRYLLFKGLFEEAEAQRDLLYKQKKNFSQHENYLFRYYNAIFLIIKGQYKNADDILDTLYTENDHETTSGEFLYHRALVKSFLEQSGHAIHFGNMALQIFMNQHNFIRILNTLMLLGINYTHSNIYEEAQGCFQHLIRNAELLKEEKMLPQIYHNMGFLQNKMKNVKEALYYYEKSLELQPKLTQHYLVTLYSIGEIHYSLKSIDKARECFQEVNSLSKELGVKKFRLLADFYLLHMVSPVKAYKYLESKVIPYLEETNEHADDLGRFYKMLADYYNQKGIVIDAVKYLNKLI, encoded by the coding sequence ATGGAAGAAAAAGAGGAACAGATTAAATGCATAGTAAGAGAACTAAACGGTAAAATCATTTTTTATCTGAAGGATGAGATAGATGAAACCTATCAAAAATTAAAGAATATAGAACACCTCATCCCTTTCTCCAAGCATTTATATATTTGCGAGTTATACAAATATAGGTACCTATTATTCAAAGGTTTATTTGAAGAAGCAGAGGCTCAAAGAGATTTATTATATAAGCAAAAGAAAAATTTTTCCCAACATGAGAACTATTTATTTCGTTATTATAATGCGATATTCTTAATCATAAAAGGTCAGTATAAAAATGCCGATGACATACTAGATACTTTGTATACAGAAAATGATCATGAAACTACAAGTGGAGAATTCCTTTATCATCGAGCACTTGTAAAAAGTTTTCTTGAACAATCGGGTCATGCTATTCATTTTGGTAACATGGCACTGCAAATATTTATGAACCAGCATAACTTCATTCGTATTCTCAATACACTAATGTTGTTAGGGATCAATTACACTCATTCTAATATTTATGAAGAAGCTCAAGGATGTTTTCAACACCTAATTCGCAATGCAGAATTATTAAAGGAAGAAAAAATGCTTCCACAAATTTACCATAACATGGGCTTTTTGCAAAACAAAATGAAAAATGTTAAGGAAGCACTATATTATTATGAAAAAAGTTTAGAGCTTCAACCTAAATTAACTCAACACTATCTTGTAACTTTATATTCTATTGGAGAAATACATTATTCGCTTAAATCAATCGATAAAGCAAGAGAATGTTTTCAAGAAGTTAATTCATTGTCAAAAGAACTAGGTGTTAAAAAGTTTAGGCTTTTAGCTGATTTTTACCTGCTCCATATGGTCTCACCGGTCAAAGCGTATAAATATTTAGAGTCAAAAGTAATTCCCTATCTTGAAGAGACAAATGAGCATGCTGACGACCTTGGCCGATTTTATAAAATGCTTGCAGATTATTACAATCAAAAGGGAATTGTGATCGATGCAGTAAAATATTTAAATAAATTAATTTAG
- a CDS encoding metallophosphoesterase → MKFFFILVFLGFLLLFYRAYKNTHRFALNKVNLSNIDSDQPQGPLLNILQISDMHLEKISVSPEQLYNKLAGEKIDLVALTGDFLDKKRSIPKLIPYLNVFKRLNPRYGIYAVFGNHDYKLKQKDFDFLRNTLELHGCKTFQNENETIIVEGKPVHIIGIDDLHSKRSNLQSSFSGLKDGYHLVLTHDPNIVLNMKDWYFDYLLSGHFHGGQIYWPKPYHLAKLGRKMIRMNMIKGLHYYEDKPFYISEGLGQTGINIRLGSCPEITLHQLSLNKVQDKEIQAAI, encoded by the coding sequence ATGAAATTCTTTTTTATTCTTGTATTTTTAGGTTTTTTGCTCCTTTTCTATAGGGCATACAAAAATACTCATAGATTTGCTTTAAATAAAGTTAATTTATCTAATATAGATTCTGATCAGCCTCAAGGACCTCTTTTAAATATTTTGCAAATCTCAGATATGCATTTAGAAAAGATTTCTGTTTCTCCCGAACAACTTTACAACAAGCTGGCAGGTGAGAAAATTGATTTAGTCGCTTTAACGGGGGACTTTCTTGATAAAAAACGCAGTATTCCAAAGCTAATTCCTTATTTAAACGTTTTTAAAAGGTTAAATCCGCGCTATGGCATTTATGCCGTATTTGGAAATCATGACTATAAATTAAAACAAAAGGACTTTGATTTTTTAAGAAATACATTGGAACTACATGGATGTAAGACTTTTCAAAATGAAAATGAGACAATTATTGTCGAAGGAAAACCGGTGCATATTATTGGTATTGATGATTTACATTCAAAAAGAAGCAACTTGCAATCATCATTCTCTGGCTTAAAGGACGGATATCATTTAGTTTTAACTCATGACCCAAACATCGTTCTCAACATGAAGGATTGGTATTTCGATTATCTGTTATCAGGCCATTTCCATGGTGGTCAAATATACTGGCCTAAACCGTATCATCTTGCAAAATTGGGAAGGAAGATGATTCGGATGAATATGATTAAAGGGCTGCATTATTATGAGGATAAACCTTTTTATATAAGTGAAGGGTTAGGACAAACGGGTATTAATATCAGACTAGGCAGTTGTCCGGAAATAACACTGCACCAACTTTCTTTAAACAAAGTACAAGATAAAGAGATTCAGGCTGCAATTTAA